One part of the Vidua chalybeata isolate OUT-0048 chromosome 11, bVidCha1 merged haplotype, whole genome shotgun sequence genome encodes these proteins:
- the LOC128793724 gene encoding fibulin-7-like isoform X1 — MLLIPLPAWLALGILQLPLGSSQECLNRQQALSVVRQMQKLLVAQEAAHLQGTRGLRHQLSILQSHLQRAATKSNGNPGWSPPWVTSHGASSEPWPHTNSLGKGPPAPCQAGVGCRLEVPIPTRVCLSTEMCPQLAVPLNGRMLGRSLRVGHEVHFICDAGFWLVGSETRACRHNRTWSGTQPFCRSIDDCSSNPCANSGTCVDGNQSYTCLCPPGWSGPSCQSPIYSYWVTLSNTSFSRQPRCAEGRSGSRRCSCDTGFQLQPGGVCQDVDECQLYQSSPETQICLHDCLNLPGSYRCLCPPGYLLHADRNACEDVNECAGKQHNCSQGDLCINTFGGHRCVRPKCPPPRHNTSYVKTSAFQCERNPCPMDSRACHLAASSISFHYLPLQANRTVPRVLFKMSTTRFVGDSLRFAITGGRGQGVFAVRRSDRQTGELLLTSPVAGPATLEVELEMSEFSHKVLLGKHIFKVTAFVSPYVF, encoded by the exons ATGCTCCTCATcccactgccagcctggctggccctgggcatcctgcagctgcccctCGGCAGCTCCCAG GAATGCCTGAACCGGCAGCAGGCGCTCAGCGTGGTGCGGCAGATGCAGAagctgctggtggcacaggAGGCCGCCCACCTGCAGGGCACCCGTGGGCTCCGGCACCAGCTTTCCATCCTCCAGAGCCACCTCCAGAGAGCAGCCACCAAAAGCAACGGTAATCCTGGCTGGTCACCACCATGGGTGACATCCCATGGGGCCAGCTCTGAGCCCTGGCCCCACACAAACAGCCTGGGCAAGggacccccagctccctgtcaGGCTGGGGTTGGCTGCAGGTTGGAAGTGCCCATCCCCACCCGTGTCTGTCTGTCCACAGAGATGTGTCCgcagctggcagtgcccctgAATGGACGGATGCTGGGCCGGAGCCTGCGGGTGGGCCACGAGGTTCACTTCATCTGCGACGCCGGCTTCTGGCTGGTGGGCTCGGAGACACGCGCCTGCCGGCACAACCGCACCTGGAGCGGCACCCAACCCTTCTGCAGAA GTATTGATGACTGCTCCAGCAACCCGTGTGCCAACAGCGGGACCTGCGTGGATGGCAACCAGAGCTACACGTGCCTCTGCCCCCCAGGCTGGTCAGGCcccagctgccagagccccATCTACTCCT ACTGGGTGACACTGAGCAACACCTCCTTCAGCCGCCAGCCCCGCTGTGCCGAGGGCCGCTCGGGCTCCCGGCGCTGCAGCTGTGACACCGGCTTCCAGCTGCAACCTGGTGGTGTGTGCCAAG ATGTGGATGAATGCCAGCTCTACCAATCCAGCCCCGAGACACAGATTTGCCTCCATGACTGCCTCAACCTCCCTGGCTCCTACCGCTGCCTCTGCCCCCCTGGGTACCTGCTCCATGCCGACCGCAATGCCTGTGAGG ACGTGAATGAGTGCGCTGGGAAGCAGCACAACTGCAGCCAGGGTGACCTCTGCATCAACACCTTTGGGGGCCACCGCTGCGTGCGCCCCAAGTGCCCCCCGCCACGCCACAACACCAGCTATGTCAAGACCTCTGCTTT CCAGTGCGAGAGGAACCCGTGCCCCATGGACAGCCGAGCCTGCCACCTGGCTGCCAGCTCCATCTCCTTCCACTACCTGCCGCTCCAGGCCAACCGCACTGTGCCCCGAGTCCTCTTCAAGATGTCCACCACCCGCTTCGTGGGGGACAGCCTGCGCTTCGCCATCACGGGCGGACGGGGCCAGGGCGTCTTCGCCGTGCGGCGCTCGGACCGGCAGAcgggagagctgctgctcaccaGCCCCGTGGCGGGGCCAGCCACGCTGGAGGTGGAGCTGGAGATGAGCGAGTTCTCCCACAAAGTCCTCCTGGGCAAGCACATCTTCAAGGTCACAGCCTTTGTGTCCCCGTATGTGTTTTGA
- the LOC128793724 gene encoding fibulin-7-like isoform X2: MLLIPLPAWLALGILQLPLGSSQECLNRQQALSVVRQMQKLLVAQEAAHLQGTRGLRHQLSILQSHLQRAATKSNEMCPQLAVPLNGRMLGRSLRVGHEVHFICDAGFWLVGSETRACRHNRTWSGTQPFCRSIDDCSSNPCANSGTCVDGNQSYTCLCPPGWSGPSCQSPIYSYWVTLSNTSFSRQPRCAEGRSGSRRCSCDTGFQLQPGGVCQDVDECQLYQSSPETQICLHDCLNLPGSYRCLCPPGYLLHADRNACEDVNECAGKQHNCSQGDLCINTFGGHRCVRPKCPPPRHNTSYVKTSAFQCERNPCPMDSRACHLAASSISFHYLPLQANRTVPRVLFKMSTTRFVGDSLRFAITGGRGQGVFAVRRSDRQTGELLLTSPVAGPATLEVELEMSEFSHKVLLGKHIFKVTAFVSPYVF; the protein is encoded by the exons ATGCTCCTCATcccactgccagcctggctggccctgggcatcctgcagctgcccctCGGCAGCTCCCAG GAATGCCTGAACCGGCAGCAGGCGCTCAGCGTGGTGCGGCAGATGCAGAagctgctggtggcacaggAGGCCGCCCACCTGCAGGGCACCCGTGGGCTCCGGCACCAGCTTTCCATCCTCCAGAGCCACCTCCAGAGAGCAGCCACCAAAAGCAACG AGATGTGTCCgcagctggcagtgcccctgAATGGACGGATGCTGGGCCGGAGCCTGCGGGTGGGCCACGAGGTTCACTTCATCTGCGACGCCGGCTTCTGGCTGGTGGGCTCGGAGACACGCGCCTGCCGGCACAACCGCACCTGGAGCGGCACCCAACCCTTCTGCAGAA GTATTGATGACTGCTCCAGCAACCCGTGTGCCAACAGCGGGACCTGCGTGGATGGCAACCAGAGCTACACGTGCCTCTGCCCCCCAGGCTGGTCAGGCcccagctgccagagccccATCTACTCCT ACTGGGTGACACTGAGCAACACCTCCTTCAGCCGCCAGCCCCGCTGTGCCGAGGGCCGCTCGGGCTCCCGGCGCTGCAGCTGTGACACCGGCTTCCAGCTGCAACCTGGTGGTGTGTGCCAAG ATGTGGATGAATGCCAGCTCTACCAATCCAGCCCCGAGACACAGATTTGCCTCCATGACTGCCTCAACCTCCCTGGCTCCTACCGCTGCCTCTGCCCCCCTGGGTACCTGCTCCATGCCGACCGCAATGCCTGTGAGG ACGTGAATGAGTGCGCTGGGAAGCAGCACAACTGCAGCCAGGGTGACCTCTGCATCAACACCTTTGGGGGCCACCGCTGCGTGCGCCCCAAGTGCCCCCCGCCACGCCACAACACCAGCTATGTCAAGACCTCTGCTTT CCAGTGCGAGAGGAACCCGTGCCCCATGGACAGCCGAGCCTGCCACCTGGCTGCCAGCTCCATCTCCTTCCACTACCTGCCGCTCCAGGCCAACCGCACTGTGCCCCGAGTCCTCTTCAAGATGTCCACCACCCGCTTCGTGGGGGACAGCCTGCGCTTCGCCATCACGGGCGGACGGGGCCAGGGCGTCTTCGCCGTGCGGCGCTCGGACCGGCAGAcgggagagctgctgctcaccaGCCCCGTGGCGGGGCCAGCCACGCTGGAGGTGGAGCTGGAGATGAGCGAGTTCTCCCACAAAGTCCTCCTGGGCAAGCACATCTTCAAGGTCACAGCCTTTGTGTCCCCGTATGTGTTTTGA
- the LOC128793725 gene encoding C-type lectin domain family 18 member A-like isoform X1: MKLLVLLVCSLLVWRVGETRSDAPEKLSPLAPGALSTKETFLVLSLHNKLRSKVQPPAANMQKLEWSEELGRQAGARAASCLEGPAPPPAPQLGWSEALLPAGAGGFGAVLELWFAEGQRYDYRTGRCAGNATCRHYTQLVWATAGQLGCGRHRCPGPHGPSEAFACAYSPGGNWEVAGTPILPYKQGPWCSLCTAGLSGCFKSWDHSGGLCEVPRNPCRMSCRNSGRLDMSSCQCTCPRGYTGRYCQVRCSGQCLHGRFRKEECSCLCDAGYGGAECGTKIHFPFHACDVRIDSDCFMVSPEADTYYGAKIKCQDKGAMLAQIRNQKVQDILAFYLSRLEMGNRVTDTDFETGNFWIGLTYKTSKASFRWDVGEPSSFTSFAFGQPDNQGFGNCVEMQASAAFNWNDQRCKTRNRYICQFALPRPLCLSWGGRH; the protein is encoded by the exons ATGAAGCTCTTGGTCCTGCTGGTTTGCAGCCTCCTGGTGTGGAGGGTGGGTGAGACGAGGTCGGATGCTCCAGAAAAGTTGTCCCCGCTGGCTCCGGGAG CTCTCAGCACGAAGGAGACCTTCCTGGTGCTCTCTTTGCACAACAAGTTGAGGAGCAAAGTGCAGCCCCCTGCTGCCAACATGCAGAAGCTG GAGTGGAGCGAGGAGCTGGGGCGGCAGGCGGGGGCACGGGCAGCCAGCTGCCTGGagggccccgctccgccgccagccccacagctgggctggagcgAGGCGCTGCTGCCGGCGGGCGCGGGAGGCTTCGGGGCCGTGCTGGAGCTCTGGTTTGCTGAGGGACAGCGCTATGACTACAGGACCGGGCGCTGCGCCGGCAATGCCACCTGCCGCCACTACACCCAG CTGGTGTGGGCCACAGCGGGGCAGCTGGGCTGCGGCCGGCACCGCTGCCCCGGCCCCCACGGCCCCAGCGAGGCCTTCGCGTGCGCCTACTCGCCGGG GGGCAACTGGGAGGTGGCCGGGACGCCCATCCTGCCCTACAAGCAGGGACCCTGGTGCTCCCTCTGCACCGCTGGCCTCTCTGGCTGCTTCAAGTCCTGGGACCACAGCGGCGGGCTCTGCG AGGTGCCCAGGAACCCCTGTCGCATGAGCTGCAGGAACAGTGGGCGCCTCGACATGAGCAGCTGCCAGTGCACCTGTCCCCGCGGCTACACGGGCAGGTACTGCCAAG TGAGGTGCAGCGGGCAGTGCCTCCACGGAAGGTTCAGGAAGGAGGAGTGCTCCTGCCTCTGCGACGCGGGCTACGGAGGAGCTGAGTGCGGCA CAAAGATCCATTTCCCCTTCCATGCCTGTGACGTGCGGATTGACAGCGACTGCTTCATGGTGTCCCCTGAAGCCGACACCTACTATGGAGCCAAAATTAAATGCCAG GACAAAGGAGCAATGCTGGCCCAGATAAGAAACCAGAAGGTTCAGGACATCCTGGCTTTCTACCTCAGCCGCTTGGAGATGGGTAAcagggtgacagacaccgaTTTTGAGACTGGAAACTTCTGGATCG GTCTCACCTACAAAACATCCAAGGCTTCCTTCCGCTGGGATGTGGGTGAGCCATCCtccttcaccagctttgctTTTGGGCAGCCAGACAACCAGGG GTTTGGGAACTGTGTGGAGATGCAAGCGTCAGCCGCCTTCAACTGGAACGACCAGCGCTGCAAGACCCGAAACCGGTACATCTGCCAGTTCG ccctgcccagacctCTGTGTCTCTCCTGGGGTGGGAGGCACTGA
- the LOC128793725 gene encoding C-type lectin domain family 18 member A-like isoform X2 codes for MKLLVLLVCSLLVWRVGETRSDAPEKLSPLAPGALSTKETFLVLSLHNKLRSKVQPPAANMQKLEWSEELGRQAGARAASCLEGPAPPPAPQLGWSEALLPAGAGGFGAVLELWFAEGQRYDYRTGRCAGNATCRHYTQLVWATAGQLGCGRHRCPGPHGPSEAFACAYSPGGNWEVAGTPILPYKQGPWCSLCTAGLSGCFKSWDHSGGLCEVPRNPCRMSCRNSGRLDMSSCQCTCPRGYTGRYCQVRCSGQCLHGRFRKEECSCLCDAGYGGAECGTKIHFPFHACDVRIDSDCFMVSPEADTYYGAKIKCQDKGAMLAQIRNQKVQDILAFYLSRLEMGNRVTDTDFETGNFWIGLTYKTSKASFRWDVGEPSSFTSFAFGQPDNQGFGNCVEMQASAAFNWNDQRCKTRNRYICQFAQEHIALWQQDP; via the exons ATGAAGCTCTTGGTCCTGCTGGTTTGCAGCCTCCTGGTGTGGAGGGTGGGTGAGACGAGGTCGGATGCTCCAGAAAAGTTGTCCCCGCTGGCTCCGGGAG CTCTCAGCACGAAGGAGACCTTCCTGGTGCTCTCTTTGCACAACAAGTTGAGGAGCAAAGTGCAGCCCCCTGCTGCCAACATGCAGAAGCTG GAGTGGAGCGAGGAGCTGGGGCGGCAGGCGGGGGCACGGGCAGCCAGCTGCCTGGagggccccgctccgccgccagccccacagctgggctggagcgAGGCGCTGCTGCCGGCGGGCGCGGGAGGCTTCGGGGCCGTGCTGGAGCTCTGGTTTGCTGAGGGACAGCGCTATGACTACAGGACCGGGCGCTGCGCCGGCAATGCCACCTGCCGCCACTACACCCAG CTGGTGTGGGCCACAGCGGGGCAGCTGGGCTGCGGCCGGCACCGCTGCCCCGGCCCCCACGGCCCCAGCGAGGCCTTCGCGTGCGCCTACTCGCCGGG GGGCAACTGGGAGGTGGCCGGGACGCCCATCCTGCCCTACAAGCAGGGACCCTGGTGCTCCCTCTGCACCGCTGGCCTCTCTGGCTGCTTCAAGTCCTGGGACCACAGCGGCGGGCTCTGCG AGGTGCCCAGGAACCCCTGTCGCATGAGCTGCAGGAACAGTGGGCGCCTCGACATGAGCAGCTGCCAGTGCACCTGTCCCCGCGGCTACACGGGCAGGTACTGCCAAG TGAGGTGCAGCGGGCAGTGCCTCCACGGAAGGTTCAGGAAGGAGGAGTGCTCCTGCCTCTGCGACGCGGGCTACGGAGGAGCTGAGTGCGGCA CAAAGATCCATTTCCCCTTCCATGCCTGTGACGTGCGGATTGACAGCGACTGCTTCATGGTGTCCCCTGAAGCCGACACCTACTATGGAGCCAAAATTAAATGCCAG GACAAAGGAGCAATGCTGGCCCAGATAAGAAACCAGAAGGTTCAGGACATCCTGGCTTTCTACCTCAGCCGCTTGGAGATGGGTAAcagggtgacagacaccgaTTTTGAGACTGGAAACTTCTGGATCG GTCTCACCTACAAAACATCCAAGGCTTCCTTCCGCTGGGATGTGGGTGAGCCATCCtccttcaccagctttgctTTTGGGCAGCCAGACAACCAGGG GTTTGGGAACTGTGTGGAGATGCAAGCGTCAGCCGCCTTCAACTGGAACGACCAGCGCTGCAAGACCCGAAACCGGTACATCTGCCAGTTCG CCCAGGAACACATcgccctgtggcagcaggatccctga